The following nucleotide sequence is from Aneurinibacillus soli.
GCTTTCATAAGTTCTTGATGCCTCGCTTTCTTGGAGTAATGACATGACTGCAACTTCTAACTTGCTTGTAGTATTTATCCCCTGCTTGGAGAATATTCACCATACATACCACAGTAAAATGCAACCGAAAAAAAAACCGCTCTTTCTGAATGAAAAAGCGGTTTTTCTACTCTTTTCTTATTGATTAGCTGGTTTCGGAGCTGGCTGCTGCGCTGGTGCCGGTGAAACCGGGGTCTGTCCAGGCTGATTTGGAGCTGTCTGTTTTGGCTGCTCTTTGATCATAGCAGCTGGAATTTTTTCTTCTTTGATAATTCCCTTTAACTTATTCGTATAGAAGTCGTTTTCTTTCTGCTGTGCTAACATGCGGGTAATGTCTTTTTCCACTTTAGCATACGGCTCATCTGTACGTTTCTCAATGCGCATAATGTGATAGCCGTATTCCGTTTCGATCGGATCGCTGATTTTGTTAAGCGGCAGCGTCATGGCAGCTTTGCGGTACGCTTCCGCTGTTTGTGCAAGCGGGAAATCTTCCATCGTATGGTGATACAGGCCACCTGTTCCTTTGCTACCCGGATCATCCGTGTTTTCTTTAGCTAGCTTCGCGAAGTCCGCACCACCGCGCAGTTCTTTTACAAGCGCGTCCGCTTTTTTCTTCGCTTCTGCTTTTGATCGTTTTTCCGTCGAAATCAGAATATGGCGCACATCAGCCGATGTCAGGAAACCCTGCGCTTTTGCCTGCTCATATTCTTTCTTTTTATCTGCTTCCGGGATGCCATTCGAGAAATACGTAATCAGCTTGAGCTGGCTCAAGAAGAAATCCTCTACATCTTTCTTTGTCACGTTCTTTTCTTTGTAGTACTGATCAATGGTTTTACCCTTCTCAAGCTGCGCTTTGTTCATATCTTCAAACTGCTTGAAGTTTGCTTCTGCTTCCTTTTTCATGTCATCTGTTTCTTTTACTTGATCGGCAATATGCGCAGTCAAAATCTCATAATGAAGAACCGATGTCAGAGCATCTTTATTTCCTGCTTTAATCTGTTCACCAATACCCGGTTCAATGGCCTCAACGATCGCAATATAATTCTTGTACTGAGACTCCGTGATCACTTTATTATTATCGTATTTTGCTACTGTCACTTCTTGTTTTCCACATCCTGCAAGCAGGATTGCTGTTGCCAGCACACCTGTACCAATCAGGCGGCCAATCCGTTTATTTTGCCACATCTGCTGCTTCCTCGCCTTCTGTTTTCTTTTTTACTGCATCGAATTGCACAAAAAATGTTTCCAGTTGTTCTACGATCTCTTCTGATTGTAGCCCTTTCACCTTCAGGCTGACTACTACTTGCTGTGCCTGACGTGATAAAGAAATGCGGCGCGACAGCGATCCTTCCAAGTCGTACAAAATACTCCAGTCCACTTTCGTCGTCTGATCTTCATGGAATGTCAGGAGGACAGCTTCCCCCTTCTGTGCAATCTCTACGATTCGGTTCTCACGTGCATATACACGCAACTTAGCTACATGCAGAAGATTCATCACGCTGTGCGGAATCGTTCCGAAACGGTCGATCAGCTCTTCTGTCAAATCATCGAGATCGCTAAAAGAAGAAGCGGCTGCAAATTTCTTGTACATTTCGATTTTTTGTTTACCGTCCTGAATGTAATCGGACGGAATAAACGCATCAATGGTAATCGTAATCTCAGGATGAACCTCTTCTTCTTTTTGCGGTTCACCTTTAAGCTCTTCGATGGCATCCTTAAGCATCTGGCTATATAAATCAAATCCGACTGATGCGATAAAGCCATGCTGTTCAGCGCCGAGCAGGTTACCCGCACCGCGAATGGACAAGTCCCGCATCGCGATTTTAAAACCGGAACCAAGCTCCGTGAATTCTTTAATCGCCTGCAGACGTTTCTCTGCTACTTCTGTCAGCACCTTATCACGCTGATACGTAAAATACGCATAAGCAATTCGATTGGAGCGCCCAACACGCCCTCGTAGCTGATACAACTGGGATAAACCCATTCGGTCGGCATTCGTGACAATCAATGTGTTTACATTTGGAATATCAACACCTGTTTCAATAATGGTGGTACTGACTAGTACATCTGATTCTCCTTCCAGAAAGCTGAGCATGACGGATTCAAGCTCCGTTTCACTCATTTGGCCGTGAGCCACCACTACTTTAGCCTCCGGCACAAGCATTCGAATCTGCTCGGCCATCTGGTCAATACCCTGTACCTGATTATACAAGAAATACACTTGGCCTTCACGTGCAAGTTCGCGCTCAACTGCTTCCCGTACAAGACCTGCGCTATATTCCATTACATACGTCTGAACCGGGAACCGATTCTCCGGTGGTGTCTCAATGACGGACAGATCTCGCACACCGAGCATGGACATATGAAGCGTGCGCGGGATTGGCGTTGCCGTCAGGGTCAGTACATCGACGTTCGTTTTCAGACGCTTCAGCTTTTCCTTGTGAGTCACACCGAATCGTTGTTCTTCATCCACAATAAGCAGGCCAAGATCTTTGAATATGACATCCTTGGACAGCAGGCGGTGTGTCCCGATGACAATATCAACCGTTCCGTCTTTCACGCCTTTGAGCGTCTGCGTCTGTTCCTTGCGGGTACGGAAGCGGCTAATCACAGAAATAGTAACCGGATAATCCGCAAAACGCTCCCGGAATGTCTCGTAATGCTGCTGTGCCAAAATCGTAGTCGGCACAAGTATAGCTACCTGCTTGCCGTCCATCACTGACTTAAAGGCAGCGCGAATGGCCACTTCCGTCTTCCCATAGCCCACATCTCCACACAACAGACGATCCATCGGACGGGGCATTTCCATATCTTCTTTTATCTCACAAATTGTGCGCAGCTGGTCATCTGTCTCATCATACGGGAACATCGCTTCGAACTCCCGCATTTCTTCTCCGTCTTTGCTGAATGCATAACCTCTTGCCTGCTGGCGCTCCGCATACAATTTGATTAGATCCTGCGCAATATCCTGAACGGATGCTCGAACTTTATTTTTAACTTTCTTCCAGTCTGTGCCGCCGAGCTTATATACCTTCGGCTCTTTTTCTTCACTGCCAACATACTTCTGTACCTGATCGATCTGTTCAATCGGTACGTACAGCTTGTCATTGCCTGCATATTTAATATGCAGATAATCTTTATGAATCCCGTTAATATCAAGCGTTTCAATGCCGAGATATTTCCCGATCCCATGATTGACATGTACAACGTAATCGCCAACTGCAAGCTCTGTGTAGCTTTTGATCCGCTCAGCATTACTCAAATTTTTACGAGTTTTGGATGCCTTGCGCTGCTTCTGCGTGAATACTTCACTTTCTGTAATCACAACCAGATGCTGCATCGGAAGCTCGAATCCGCCCTGCAGATTGCCAAGCGTAATAACTGGCTGCTTACTTATGAGCGCCTGCTCTGGCTGGAGCACAATATCGGCTTCCATCTCATAGTCGTGAAATACATGCTCGAGGCGGCGGGCGCGTTCTTCATCTGCCGCACAAAATATAACGGTCATATTCGATTTCTTCCAGCGCTCTAGCTCACCTTTTAGTACATTCATCTGACCGTGGAAATTCTGCATGGTTTTGCAATTAAAGTTCACAATATTTTGTGGACTTGTTTTAGGAACCTGTCGTAAGAATAGAGCAACATGTAGAACCGGACGCTTTTTGGATGAAAGAATCTCTTCTATAGGATGGGACACCTCTATATCAGGAAGGAATTCTCCTTCCTGAATGAGTGCCGTTTTCCATTCCGCTTCGTCTTTCTCCATCTGAGCAGCAGACTCTACAATACGGGAAGGCTCATCCACAATAAGCAGAGGCTGGCCGCTCATATACTCTAGCAATGTATGGCGCCCCGAATATAAAAATGAAATATATTTATAGATTCCAGTAAAGGCATGCCCCTGACGCAACTGCTCGATTTCCCAGCCGACCTTCTCGGCAATCAATTCTTTCACTTGTACTGCCTTAATCTTCGGAAGCGTCTCTTTCATATGAGCTTCTACTTTCTCGGCAGCAGCCAGGAAAACATCTCGCTCCCCGAACACTTCGCGGGTCGGTCCTACTACAATCTCCTGCAAATTCTCAATAGAACGCTGGTCACTGATGTCGAAAGTACGGATCGAATCGATCTCCGTATCAAACAGTTCAATCCGAATCGGATGCATCATATAAGCCGGGAAAATATCTATGATCCCGCCGCGCACACTCATCTCACCGCGCGCCTCTACCATTTCCACTCGCTCATACCCGAGTGCAATCATTTTCTCCAGAAAGATTTCTCTATCGATCTCATTGCCAACTGTAAACGTAATTCGAGCCTGGCGCCATTTCTCCACCGGCACCACAGAGCGACGTACGCCTGCATACGGCACAATCAAAATACCGCGCTTTCCACTCGAGAGCGCATTCAACACCTCAAGACGCTGGCTGAGCGTTTCCGGGCTTGAAATTGCCACTTCAGAGAGGACCATTTCATTTGCCGGATATAGCCATAACTCTTCTCCCGGTATGAACTGGCTTAAATCGTCATGTACTTTTTGTGCTTGATACATATTGTGCGTGACAATGACAAGTGGCCGCGCCATTTTTTGATACAGCGCGGCAAAAAACACCTGACGCGCCGAACCTCCAAGTCCTGATGCAAGCTGTTCGCGCAATCCTCGTTCATATCCGCTGACGATGGTTGCAAACTCATCATCATGCATAAAGGTCTCTATCAGACCTTTCATATCCCGTTCCTCCTCCCCACATAGCCCCTACCATACAAAAAGAAGCCTTAGCGCAAAAGCCAAGGCCTTGTCTGCGTTTATTGCAAAGGATATGCAAGCTCTGGATAGCGCTCAATCGCTTCACTGCAAAATTCGCATGTGACACTGGCTATCATATCCCCGTTCGCTTCATAGCTAATT
It contains:
- a CDS encoding peptidylprolyl isomerase — encoded protein: MWQNKRIGRLIGTGVLATAILLAGCGKQEVTVAKYDNNKVITESQYKNYIAIVEAIEPGIGEQIKAGNKDALTSVLHYEILTAHIADQVKETDDMKKEAEANFKQFEDMNKAQLEKGKTIDQYYKEKNVTKKDVEDFFLSQLKLITYFSNGIPEADKKKEYEQAKAQGFLTSADVRHILISTEKRSKAEAKKKADALVKELRGGADFAKLAKENTDDPGSKGTGGLYHHTMEDFPLAQTAEAYRKAAMTLPLNKISDPIETEYGYHIMRIEKRTDEPYAKVEKDITRMLAQQKENDFYTNKLKGIIKEEKIPAAMIKEQPKQTAPNQPGQTPVSPAPAQQPAPKPANQ
- the mfd gene encoding transcription-repair coupling factor, whose translation is MKGLIETFMHDDEFATIVSGYERGLREQLASGLGGSARQVFFAALYQKMARPLVIVTHNMYQAQKVHDDLSQFIPGEELWLYPANEMVLSEVAISSPETLSQRLEVLNALSSGKRGILIVPYAGVRRSVVPVEKWRQARITFTVGNEIDREIFLEKMIALGYERVEMVEARGEMSVRGGIIDIFPAYMMHPIRIELFDTEIDSIRTFDISDQRSIENLQEIVVGPTREVFGERDVFLAAAEKVEAHMKETLPKIKAVQVKELIAEKVGWEIEQLRQGHAFTGIYKYISFLYSGRHTLLEYMSGQPLLIVDEPSRIVESAAQMEKDEAEWKTALIQEGEFLPDIEVSHPIEEILSSKKRPVLHVALFLRQVPKTSPQNIVNFNCKTMQNFHGQMNVLKGELERWKKSNMTVIFCAADEERARRLEHVFHDYEMEADIVLQPEQALISKQPVITLGNLQGGFELPMQHLVVITESEVFTQKQRKASKTRKNLSNAERIKSYTELAVGDYVVHVNHGIGKYLGIETLDINGIHKDYLHIKYAGNDKLYVPIEQIDQVQKYVGSEEKEPKVYKLGGTDWKKVKNKVRASVQDIAQDLIKLYAERQQARGYAFSKDGEEMREFEAMFPYDETDDQLRTICEIKEDMEMPRPMDRLLCGDVGYGKTEVAIRAAFKSVMDGKQVAILVPTTILAQQHYETFRERFADYPVTISVISRFRTRKEQTQTLKGVKDGTVDIVIGTHRLLSKDVIFKDLGLLIVDEEQRFGVTHKEKLKRLKTNVDVLTLTATPIPRTLHMSMLGVRDLSVIETPPENRFPVQTYVMEYSAGLVREAVERELAREGQVYFLYNQVQGIDQMAEQIRMLVPEAKVVVAHGQMSETELESVMLSFLEGESDVLVSTTIIETGVDIPNVNTLIVTNADRMGLSQLYQLRGRVGRSNRIAYAYFTYQRDKVLTEVAEKRLQAIKEFTELGSGFKIAMRDLSIRGAGNLLGAEQHGFIASVGFDLYSQMLKDAIEELKGEPQKEEEVHPEITITIDAFIPSDYIQDGKQKIEMYKKFAAASSFSDLDDLTEELIDRFGTIPHSVMNLLHVAKLRVYARENRIVEIAQKGEAVLLTFHEDQTTKVDWSILYDLEGSLSRRISLSRQAQQVVVSLKVKGLQSEEIVEQLETFFVQFDAVKKKTEGEEAADVAK